The Equus caballus isolate H_3958 breed thoroughbred chromosome 12, TB-T2T, whole genome shotgun sequence genome contains a region encoding:
- the MYRF gene encoding myelin regulatory factor isoform X10 produces MEVVDETEALQRFFEGHDINGALEPSNIDTSILEEYISKEDASDLTLPDSPPDSGSEAYSPQQRDLYMKAEPPMPPYAAMGQGLVPTDLHHTQQSQMLHQLLQQHGAELPTHPSKKRKHSESPPNTLNAQMLNGMIKQEPGTVTALPPHPTRAPSPPWPPQGPLSPGPGSLPLSIARVQTPPWHPPGAPSPGLLQDNDSLSGSYLDPNYQSIKWQPHQQNKWATLYDANYKELPMLTYRVDADKGFNFSVGDDAFVCQKKNHFQVTVYIGMLGEPKYVKTPEGLKPLDCFYLKLHGVKLEALNQSINIEQSQSDRSKRPFNPVTVNLPPEQVTKVTVGRLHFSETTANNMRKKGKPNPDQRYFMLVVALQAHAQNQNYTLAAQISERIIVRASNPGQFESDSDVLWQRAQVPDTVFHHGRVGINTDRPDEALVVHGNVKVMGSLMHPSDLRAKEHVQEVDTMEQLKRISRMRLVHYRYKPEFAASAGIEATAAPETGVIAQEVKEILPEAVKDTGDVVFANGKTIENFLVVNKERIFMENVGAVKELCKLTDNLETRIDELERWSHKLAKLRRLDSLKSTGSSGAFSHAGSQFSRAGSVPHKKRPPKVASKSSSVVPDQACISQRFLQGTIIALVVVMAFSVVSMSTLYVLSLRTEEDLVETDGSFAVSTSCLLALLRPQHPGGSEALCPCRSSQSFGTTQLRQSPVTTGLPGTQPSLLLVTAGLVSSAPGPAIRTVDLCFSRPCPVVCCSSSTPSPTPAPSLGPSSNPSHGLSPSPSPSTNRSGPSQMALLPVTNIRAKSWGLSANGIGHFKHSKSLEPVASPAVPFPGGQGKAKNSPSLGLHGRARRGAPQPGLSPVQPTQARDQPDPVPSLTSIQVLENSMPITSLYCAPGNACRPGNFTYHIPISSSTPLHLSLTLQMNSSSPVSVVLCRLMSKEEPCEEGGFLQSLHTHQDTQGTSHQWPVTILSFREFTYHFRVALLGQANCSAEALARPATDYYFHFYRLCD; encoded by the exons GCCACGACATCAACGGCGCCCTGGAGCCCTCCAACATCGACACCAGCATCCTGGAGGAGTACATCAGCAAGGAGGATGCCTCCGACCT CACGCTGCCAGACTCTCCCCCAGACTCGGGCTCCGAGGCCTACTCCCCCCAGCAG CGGGACCTGTACATGAAGGCCGAGCCCCCGATGCCCCCCTATGCCGCCATGGGGCAGGGACTGGTGCCCACCGACCTCCATCACACCCAGCAGTCCCAGATGCTGCACCAGCTGCTGCAGCAACATGGAGCTGA GCTCCCCACACACCCCTCCAAGAAGAGGAAGCACTCCGAATCACCCCCCAACACCCTCAACGCCCAGATGCTGAATGGAATGATCAAACAGGAGCCTGGGACCGTGACAGCCCTGCCCCCGCACCCCACTCGAGCCCCATCCCCACCTTGGCCTCCCCAGGGCCCGCTCTCCCCCGGCCCCGGCTCCTTGCCCCTCAGCATCGCCCGGGTCCAGACGCCGCCTTGGCACCCACCAGGTGCACCCTCACCAG GTCTCCTGCAGGACAATGATAGTCTCAGTGGCTCCTACCTGGACCCCAACTACCAGTCCATCAAGTGGCAGCCGCATCAGCAGAACAAGTGGGCGACACTGTACGACGCGAACTACAAAGAGCT gcccatGCTCACCTACCGCGTGGATGCCGACAAGGGCTTCAACTTTTCGGTGGGCGATGATGCCTTCGTGTGCCAGAAGAAGAACCACTTCCAGGTGACGGTGTACATCGGCATGCTGGGCGAGCCCAAGTACGTCAAGACGCCCGAAGGCCTCAAGCCCCTTGATTGCTTCTACCTGAAGTTGCACGGAGTGAAG CTGGAGGCCCTGAACCAGTCCATCAACATCGAGCAGTCCCAGTCAGACCGAAGCAAGCGCCCCTTCAACCCCGTCAC GGTCAATCTGCCCCCTGAGCAGGTCACGAAGGTGACCGTGGGGCGGTTGCACTTCAGCGAGACCACCGCCAACAACATGCGCAAGAAGGGCAAGCCCAACCCTGACCAGAG GTACTTCATGCTGGTGGTGGCCCTCCAGGCCCACGCACAGAACCAGAACTACACGCTGGCTGCCCAGATCTCGGAGCGCATCATCGTGCGG GCCTCCAATCCAGGCCAGTTTGAGAGTGACAGCGACGTGCTGTGGCAGCGGGCGCAAGTGCCCGACACCGTCTTCCACCATGGCCGTGTGGGCATCAACACGGACCGGCCAGACGAGGCGCTGGTCGTGCACGGCAACGTCAAGGTCATGGGCTCGCTCATGCACCCCTCAGACCTGCGGGCGAAGGAGCACGTGCAGGAG GTGGACACCATGGAGCAGCTGAAGAGGATCTCGCGCATGCGCCTGGTGCACTACAGATACAAGCCGGAGTTTGCCGCCAGCGCTGGCATCGAGGCGACCGCGGCGCCCGAGACGG GTGTGATCGCCCAGGAGGTGAAGGAGATCCTGCCTGAGGCCGTGAAGGACACTGGAGACGTAGTCTTTGCCAATGGGAAAACTATAGAGAACTTCCTGGTGGTGAACAAG GAGCGCATCTTCATGGAGAACGTGGGTGCTGTGAAGGAGCTGTGCAAGCTGACTGACAACCTGGAGACGCGCATTGATGAGCTGGAGCGCTGGAGCCACAAGCTGGCCAAACTGCGGCGACTTGATAGTCTCAAGTCCACTGGCAGCTCAGGCGCCTTCAG CCATGCAGGGAGCCAGTTCAGCCGGGCGGGCAGCGTCCCCCACAAGAAGAGGCCCCCCAAGGTGGCCAGCAAG TCATCGTCTGTGGTCCCAGACCAGGCCTGCATCAGCCAGCGCTTCCTGCAGGGAACCATCATTGCCCTGGTGGTGGTCATGGCCTTCAG CGTGGTGTCCATGTCCACACTGTACGTGCTGAGCCTGCGTACTGAGGAGGACCTGGTAGAAACTGATGG CTCTTTTGCCGTGTCTACTTCCTGTCTTCTGGCCCTGCTCCGGCCCCAGCACCCTGGGGGGAGCGAGGCCCTGTGCCCATG CAGGTCCAGCCAGAGCTTTGGGACCACTCAGCTCCGACAGTCCCCTGTGACCACTGGGCTGCCAGGCACACAGCCCTCTTTGCTGCTGG TTACCGCCGGCCTGGTCAGCTCAGCTCCGGGTCCAGCCATACGCACTGTGGACCTGTGCTTCAGCCGCCCCTGCCCGGTCGTCTGCTGCTCCTCGTCCACCCCCAGCCCTACTCCTGCCCCTAGTCTTGGCCCCAGCTCTAACCCCAGTCACGGTCTCAGCCCCAGTCCCAGCCCCTCCACCAACCGCTCAG GCCCCAGCCAGATGGCCCTGCTGCCAGTCACCAACATCAGAGCCAAGTCCTGGGGCCTGTCAGCCAATGGCATTGGCCACTTCAAGCATTCAAAGAGCTTGGAGCCTGTGGCTAGCCCTGCAGTCCCCTTCCCTGGGGGGCAGGGCAAAGCCAAGAACAGCCCCAGCCTCGGTCTCCATGGCCGGGCCCGCCGAGGAGCCCCCCAGCCTGGCCTGAGCCCTGTTCAGCCCACTCAGGCCCGGGACCAGCCAG ACCCAGTGCCCTCCCTGACCTCCATCCAGGTGCTGGAGAATTCGATGCCCATCACCTCCCTGTACTGCGCCCCAGGGAATGCCTGCAG GCCTGGCAACTTCACCTACCACATCCCCATCAGCAGCAGCACCCCGCTGCACCTCAGCCTGACCCTGCAGATGAA CTCCTCATCTCCCGTGTCCGTCGTGCTGTGCCGCCTCATGTCAAAGGAGGAGCCGTGTGAGGAGGGGGGCTTTCTGCAGAGCCTTCACACCCACCAGGACACCCAG ggCACTTCCCACCAGTGGCCAGTAACTATCCTGTCCTTCCGTGAATTCACCTACCACTTCCGCGTGGCACTGCTG GGTCAGGCCAACTGCAGCGCGGAGGCTCTGGCCCGGCCAGCCACAGACTACTACTTCCACTTCTACCGCCTGTGTGACTGA
- the MYRF gene encoding myelin regulatory factor isoform X6, with the protein MEVVDETEALQRFFEGHDINGALEPSNIDTSILEEYISKEDASDLTLPDSPPDSGSEAYSPQQVNDPHLLRTITPETLCHVGVPSRLEHPPPPPAHLPGPPPPPPPPPHYPILQRDLYMKAEPPMPPYAAMGQGLVPTDLHHTQQSQMLHQLLQQHGAELPTHPSKKRKHSESPPNTLNAQMLNGMIKQEPGTVTALPPHPTRAPSPPWPPQGPLSPGPGSLPLSIARVQTPPWHPPGAPSPGLLQDNDSLSGSYLDPNYQSIKWQPHQQNKWATLYDANYKELPMLTYRVDADKGFNFSVGDDAFVCQKKNHFQVTVYIGMLGEPKYVKTPEGLKPLDCFYLKLHGVKLEALNQSINIEQSQSDRSKRPFNPVTVNLPPEQVTKVTVGRLHFSETTANNMRKKGKPNPDQRYFMLVVALQAHAQNQNYTLAAQISERIIVRASNPGQFESDSDVLWQRAQVPDTVFHHGRVGINTDRPDEALVVHGNVKVMGSLMHPSDLRAKEHVQEVDTMEQLKRISRMRLVHYRYKPEFAASAGIEATAAPETGVIAQEVKEILPEAVKDTGDVVFANGKTIENFLVVNKERIFMENVGAVKELCKLTDNLETRIDELERWSHKLAKLRRLDSLKSTGSSGAFSHAGSQFSRAGSVPHKKRPPKVASKSSSVVPDQACISQRFLQGTIIALVVVMAFSVVSMSTLYVLSLRTEEDLVETDGSFAVSTSCLLALLRPQHPGGSEALCPCRSSQSFGTTQLRQSPVTTGLPGTQPSLLLVTAGLVSSAPGPAIRTVDLCFSRPCPVVCCSSSTPSPTPAPSLGPSSNPSHGLSPSPSPSTNRSGPSQMALLPVTNIRAKSWGLSANGIGHFKHSKSLEPVASPAVPFPGGQGKAKNSPSLGLHGRARRGAPQPGLSPVQPTQARDQPDPVPSLTSIQVLENSMPITSLYCAPGNACRPGNFTYHIPISSSTPLHLSLTLQMNSSSPVSVVLCRLMSKEEPCEEGGFLQSLHTHQDTQGTSHQWPVTILSFREFTYHFRVALLGQANCSAEALARPATDYYFHFYRLCD; encoded by the exons GCCACGACATCAACGGCGCCCTGGAGCCCTCCAACATCGACACCAGCATCCTGGAGGAGTACATCAGCAAGGAGGATGCCTCCGACCT CACGCTGCCAGACTCTCCCCCAGACTCGGGCTCCGAGGCCTACTCCCCCCAGCAGGTGAATG ACCCCCATCTCCTGCGCACTATAACCCCTGAGACCCTGTGCCACGTGGGAGTGCCCTCCCGCCTGGAGCAcccgcccccacctccagcccaccTGCCAGgccccccaccgcccccgccgcccccaccTCACTACCCTATCCTGCAGCGGGACCTGTACATGAAGGCCGAGCCCCCGATGCCCCCCTATGCCGCCATGGGGCAGGGACTGGTGCCCACCGACCTCCATCACACCCAGCAGTCCCAGATGCTGCACCAGCTGCTGCAGCAACATGGAGCTGA GCTCCCCACACACCCCTCCAAGAAGAGGAAGCACTCCGAATCACCCCCCAACACCCTCAACGCCCAGATGCTGAATGGAATGATCAAACAGGAGCCTGGGACCGTGACAGCCCTGCCCCCGCACCCCACTCGAGCCCCATCCCCACCTTGGCCTCCCCAGGGCCCGCTCTCCCCCGGCCCCGGCTCCTTGCCCCTCAGCATCGCCCGGGTCCAGACGCCGCCTTGGCACCCACCAGGTGCACCCTCACCAG GTCTCCTGCAGGACAATGATAGTCTCAGTGGCTCCTACCTGGACCCCAACTACCAGTCCATCAAGTGGCAGCCGCATCAGCAGAACAAGTGGGCGACACTGTACGACGCGAACTACAAAGAGCT gcccatGCTCACCTACCGCGTGGATGCCGACAAGGGCTTCAACTTTTCGGTGGGCGATGATGCCTTCGTGTGCCAGAAGAAGAACCACTTCCAGGTGACGGTGTACATCGGCATGCTGGGCGAGCCCAAGTACGTCAAGACGCCCGAAGGCCTCAAGCCCCTTGATTGCTTCTACCTGAAGTTGCACGGAGTGAAG CTGGAGGCCCTGAACCAGTCCATCAACATCGAGCAGTCCCAGTCAGACCGAAGCAAGCGCCCCTTCAACCCCGTCAC GGTCAATCTGCCCCCTGAGCAGGTCACGAAGGTGACCGTGGGGCGGTTGCACTTCAGCGAGACCACCGCCAACAACATGCGCAAGAAGGGCAAGCCCAACCCTGACCAGAG GTACTTCATGCTGGTGGTGGCCCTCCAGGCCCACGCACAGAACCAGAACTACACGCTGGCTGCCCAGATCTCGGAGCGCATCATCGTGCGG GCCTCCAATCCAGGCCAGTTTGAGAGTGACAGCGACGTGCTGTGGCAGCGGGCGCAAGTGCCCGACACCGTCTTCCACCATGGCCGTGTGGGCATCAACACGGACCGGCCAGACGAGGCGCTGGTCGTGCACGGCAACGTCAAGGTCATGGGCTCGCTCATGCACCCCTCAGACCTGCGGGCGAAGGAGCACGTGCAGGAG GTGGACACCATGGAGCAGCTGAAGAGGATCTCGCGCATGCGCCTGGTGCACTACAGATACAAGCCGGAGTTTGCCGCCAGCGCTGGCATCGAGGCGACCGCGGCGCCCGAGACGG GTGTGATCGCCCAGGAGGTGAAGGAGATCCTGCCTGAGGCCGTGAAGGACACTGGAGACGTAGTCTTTGCCAATGGGAAAACTATAGAGAACTTCCTGGTGGTGAACAAG GAGCGCATCTTCATGGAGAACGTGGGTGCTGTGAAGGAGCTGTGCAAGCTGACTGACAACCTGGAGACGCGCATTGATGAGCTGGAGCGCTGGAGCCACAAGCTGGCCAAACTGCGGCGACTTGATAGTCTCAAGTCCACTGGCAGCTCAGGCGCCTTCAG CCATGCAGGGAGCCAGTTCAGCCGGGCGGGCAGCGTCCCCCACAAGAAGAGGCCCCCCAAGGTGGCCAGCAAG TCATCGTCTGTGGTCCCAGACCAGGCCTGCATCAGCCAGCGCTTCCTGCAGGGAACCATCATTGCCCTGGTGGTGGTCATGGCCTTCAG CGTGGTGTCCATGTCCACACTGTACGTGCTGAGCCTGCGTACTGAGGAGGACCTGGTAGAAACTGATGG CTCTTTTGCCGTGTCTACTTCCTGTCTTCTGGCCCTGCTCCGGCCCCAGCACCCTGGGGGGAGCGAGGCCCTGTGCCCATG CAGGTCCAGCCAGAGCTTTGGGACCACTCAGCTCCGACAGTCCCCTGTGACCACTGGGCTGCCAGGCACACAGCCCTCTTTGCTGCTGG TTACCGCCGGCCTGGTCAGCTCAGCTCCGGGTCCAGCCATACGCACTGTGGACCTGTGCTTCAGCCGCCCCTGCCCGGTCGTCTGCTGCTCCTCGTCCACCCCCAGCCCTACTCCTGCCCCTAGTCTTGGCCCCAGCTCTAACCCCAGTCACGGTCTCAGCCCCAGTCCCAGCCCCTCCACCAACCGCTCAG GCCCCAGCCAGATGGCCCTGCTGCCAGTCACCAACATCAGAGCCAAGTCCTGGGGCCTGTCAGCCAATGGCATTGGCCACTTCAAGCATTCAAAGAGCTTGGAGCCTGTGGCTAGCCCTGCAGTCCCCTTCCCTGGGGGGCAGGGCAAAGCCAAGAACAGCCCCAGCCTCGGTCTCCATGGCCGGGCCCGCCGAGGAGCCCCCCAGCCTGGCCTGAGCCCTGTTCAGCCCACTCAGGCCCGGGACCAGCCAG ACCCAGTGCCCTCCCTGACCTCCATCCAGGTGCTGGAGAATTCGATGCCCATCACCTCCCTGTACTGCGCCCCAGGGAATGCCTGCAG GCCTGGCAACTTCACCTACCACATCCCCATCAGCAGCAGCACCCCGCTGCACCTCAGCCTGACCCTGCAGATGAA CTCCTCATCTCCCGTGTCCGTCGTGCTGTGCCGCCTCATGTCAAAGGAGGAGCCGTGTGAGGAGGGGGGCTTTCTGCAGAGCCTTCACACCCACCAGGACACCCAG ggCACTTCCCACCAGTGGCCAGTAACTATCCTGTCCTTCCGTGAATTCACCTACCACTTCCGCGTGGCACTGCTG GGTCAGGCCAACTGCAGCGCGGAGGCTCTGGCCCGGCCAGCCACAGACTACTACTTCCACTTCTACCGCCTGTGTGACTGA
- the MYRF gene encoding myelin regulatory factor isoform X1, protein MEVVDETEALQRFFEGHDINGALEPSNIDTSILEEYISKEDASDLCFPDISAPASAASYPHGQPAIPSSSGVHHLSPPGGGPSPGRHGPLPPPSYSAPLNCNNNNGMGAAPKPFLGGSGPPIKAEPKAPYAPGTLPDSPPDSGSEAYSPQQVNDPHLLRTITPETLCHVGVPSRLEHPPPPPAHLPGPPPPPPPPPHYPILQRDLYMKAEPPMPPYAAMGQGLVPTDLHHTQQSQMLHQLLQQHGAELPTHPSKKRKHSESPPNTLNAQMLNGMIKQEPGTVTALPPHPTRAPSPPWPPQGPLSPGPGSLPLSIARVQTPPWHPPGAPSPGLLQDNDSLSGSYLDPNYQSIKWQPHQQNKWATLYDANYKELPMLTYRVDADKGFNFSVGDDAFVCQKKNHFQVTVYIGMLGEPKYVKTPEGLKPLDCFYLKLHGVKLEALNQSINIEQSQSDRSKRPFNPVTVNLPPEQVTKVTVGRLHFSETTANNMRKKGKPNPDQRYFMLVVALQAHAQNQNYTLAAQISERIIVRASNPGQFESDSDVLWQRAQVPDTVFHHGRVGINTDRPDEALVVHGNVKVMGSLMHPSDLRAKEHVQEVDTMEQLKRISRMRLVHYRYKPEFAASAGIEATAAPETGVIAQEVKEILPEAVKDTGDVVFANGKTIENFLVVNKERIFMENVGAVKELCKLTDNLETRIDELERWSHKLAKLRRLDSLKSTGSSGAFSHAGSQFSRAGSVPHKKRPPKVASKSSSVVPDQACISQRFLQGTIIALVVVMAFSVVSMSTLYVLSLRTEEDLVETDGSFAVSTSCLLALLRPQHPGGSEALCPWSSQSFGTTQLRQSPVTTGLPGTQPSLLLVTAGLVSSAPGPAIRTVDLCFSRPCPVVCCSSSTPSPTPAPSLGPSSNPSHGLSPSPSPSTNRSGPSQMALLPVTNIRAKSWGLSANGIGHFKHSKSLEPVASPAVPFPGGQGKAKNSPSLGLHGRARRGAPQPGLSPVQPTQARDQPDPVPSLTSIQVLENSMPITSLYCAPGNACRPGNFTYHIPISSSTPLHLSLTLQMNSSSPVSVVLCRLMSKEEPCEEGGFLQSLHTHQDTQGTSHQWPVTILSFREFTYHFRVALLGQANCSAEALARPATDYYFHFYRLCD, encoded by the exons GCCACGACATCAACGGCGCCCTGGAGCCCTCCAACATCGACACCAGCATCCTGGAGGAGTACATCAGCAAGGAGGATGCCTCCGACCT cTGCTTCCCTGACATCTCTGCTCCAGCCAGTGCCGCCTCCTACCCCCACGGGCAGCCAGCGATCCCCAGCTCCAGCGGGGTCCACCACCTGAGCCCCCCTGGGGGTGGACCCTCCCCGGGGCGCCatggccccctcccacccccaagcTACAGTGCCCCGCTCAACTGCAACAACAACAACGGCATGGGCGCCGCTCCCAAGCCCTTCCTGGGGGGCTCCGGGCCCCCCATCAAGGCAGAGCCCAAGGCTCCCTATGCCCCAGG CACGCTGCCAGACTCTCCCCCAGACTCGGGCTCCGAGGCCTACTCCCCCCAGCAGGTGAATG ACCCCCATCTCCTGCGCACTATAACCCCTGAGACCCTGTGCCACGTGGGAGTGCCCTCCCGCCTGGAGCAcccgcccccacctccagcccaccTGCCAGgccccccaccgcccccgccgcccccaccTCACTACCCTATCCTGCAGCGGGACCTGTACATGAAGGCCGAGCCCCCGATGCCCCCCTATGCCGCCATGGGGCAGGGACTGGTGCCCACCGACCTCCATCACACCCAGCAGTCCCAGATGCTGCACCAGCTGCTGCAGCAACATGGAGCTGA GCTCCCCACACACCCCTCCAAGAAGAGGAAGCACTCCGAATCACCCCCCAACACCCTCAACGCCCAGATGCTGAATGGAATGATCAAACAGGAGCCTGGGACCGTGACAGCCCTGCCCCCGCACCCCACTCGAGCCCCATCCCCACCTTGGCCTCCCCAGGGCCCGCTCTCCCCCGGCCCCGGCTCCTTGCCCCTCAGCATCGCCCGGGTCCAGACGCCGCCTTGGCACCCACCAGGTGCACCCTCACCAG GTCTCCTGCAGGACAATGATAGTCTCAGTGGCTCCTACCTGGACCCCAACTACCAGTCCATCAAGTGGCAGCCGCATCAGCAGAACAAGTGGGCGACACTGTACGACGCGAACTACAAAGAGCT gcccatGCTCACCTACCGCGTGGATGCCGACAAGGGCTTCAACTTTTCGGTGGGCGATGATGCCTTCGTGTGCCAGAAGAAGAACCACTTCCAGGTGACGGTGTACATCGGCATGCTGGGCGAGCCCAAGTACGTCAAGACGCCCGAAGGCCTCAAGCCCCTTGATTGCTTCTACCTGAAGTTGCACGGAGTGAAG CTGGAGGCCCTGAACCAGTCCATCAACATCGAGCAGTCCCAGTCAGACCGAAGCAAGCGCCCCTTCAACCCCGTCAC GGTCAATCTGCCCCCTGAGCAGGTCACGAAGGTGACCGTGGGGCGGTTGCACTTCAGCGAGACCACCGCCAACAACATGCGCAAGAAGGGCAAGCCCAACCCTGACCAGAG GTACTTCATGCTGGTGGTGGCCCTCCAGGCCCACGCACAGAACCAGAACTACACGCTGGCTGCCCAGATCTCGGAGCGCATCATCGTGCGG GCCTCCAATCCAGGCCAGTTTGAGAGTGACAGCGACGTGCTGTGGCAGCGGGCGCAAGTGCCCGACACCGTCTTCCACCATGGCCGTGTGGGCATCAACACGGACCGGCCAGACGAGGCGCTGGTCGTGCACGGCAACGTCAAGGTCATGGGCTCGCTCATGCACCCCTCAGACCTGCGGGCGAAGGAGCACGTGCAGGAG GTGGACACCATGGAGCAGCTGAAGAGGATCTCGCGCATGCGCCTGGTGCACTACAGATACAAGCCGGAGTTTGCCGCCAGCGCTGGCATCGAGGCGACCGCGGCGCCCGAGACGG GTGTGATCGCCCAGGAGGTGAAGGAGATCCTGCCTGAGGCCGTGAAGGACACTGGAGACGTAGTCTTTGCCAATGGGAAAACTATAGAGAACTTCCTGGTGGTGAACAAG GAGCGCATCTTCATGGAGAACGTGGGTGCTGTGAAGGAGCTGTGCAAGCTGACTGACAACCTGGAGACGCGCATTGATGAGCTGGAGCGCTGGAGCCACAAGCTGGCCAAACTGCGGCGACTTGATAGTCTCAAGTCCACTGGCAGCTCAGGCGCCTTCAG CCATGCAGGGAGCCAGTTCAGCCGGGCGGGCAGCGTCCCCCACAAGAAGAGGCCCCCCAAGGTGGCCAGCAAG TCATCGTCTGTGGTCCCAGACCAGGCCTGCATCAGCCAGCGCTTCCTGCAGGGAACCATCATTGCCCTGGTGGTGGTCATGGCCTTCAG CGTGGTGTCCATGTCCACACTGTACGTGCTGAGCCTGCGTACTGAGGAGGACCTGGTAGAAACTGATGG CTCTTTTGCCGTGTCTACTTCCTGTCTTCTGGCCCTGCTCCGGCCCCAGCACCCTGGGGGGAGCGAGGCCCTGTGCCCATG GTCCAGCCAGAGCTTTGGGACCACTCAGCTCCGACAGTCCCCTGTGACCACTGGGCTGCCAGGCACACAGCCCTCTTTGCTGCTGG TTACCGCCGGCCTGGTCAGCTCAGCTCCGGGTCCAGCCATACGCACTGTGGACCTGTGCTTCAGCCGCCCCTGCCCGGTCGTCTGCTGCTCCTCGTCCACCCCCAGCCCTACTCCTGCCCCTAGTCTTGGCCCCAGCTCTAACCCCAGTCACGGTCTCAGCCCCAGTCCCAGCCCCTCCACCAACCGCTCAG GCCCCAGCCAGATGGCCCTGCTGCCAGTCACCAACATCAGAGCCAAGTCCTGGGGCCTGTCAGCCAATGGCATTGGCCACTTCAAGCATTCAAAGAGCTTGGAGCCTGTGGCTAGCCCTGCAGTCCCCTTCCCTGGGGGGCAGGGCAAAGCCAAGAACAGCCCCAGCCTCGGTCTCCATGGCCGGGCCCGCCGAGGAGCCCCCCAGCCTGGCCTGAGCCCTGTTCAGCCCACTCAGGCCCGGGACCAGCCAG ACCCAGTGCCCTCCCTGACCTCCATCCAGGTGCTGGAGAATTCGATGCCCATCACCTCCCTGTACTGCGCCCCAGGGAATGCCTGCAG GCCTGGCAACTTCACCTACCACATCCCCATCAGCAGCAGCACCCCGCTGCACCTCAGCCTGACCCTGCAGATGAA CTCCTCATCTCCCGTGTCCGTCGTGCTGTGCCGCCTCATGTCAAAGGAGGAGCCGTGTGAGGAGGGGGGCTTTCTGCAGAGCCTTCACACCCACCAGGACACCCAG ggCACTTCCCACCAGTGGCCAGTAACTATCCTGTCCTTCCGTGAATTCACCTACCACTTCCGCGTGGCACTGCTG GGTCAGGCCAACTGCAGCGCGGAGGCTCTGGCCCGGCCAGCCACAGACTACTACTTCCACTTCTACCGCCTGTGTGACTGA